In Paenibacillus antri, a single window of DNA contains:
- the rpsD gene encoding 30S ribosomal protein S4 — protein MARYTGPKFKLSRRLGISLSGTGKELKRPFPPGQHGPGQRKKVSGYGVQLMEKQKLRHMYGLNEKQFANLFEKASKMAGITGENFMILLESRLDNLVYRLGFANSRAGARQLVSHGHVTVNGKKVDVASYLVQTGDVIGLRERSRSLSSVKEAIANRNFLPNYLEFNDAAVEGKFARIPERSELPQEIDEKQIVEFYSR, from the coding sequence ATGGCACGTTATACAGGCCCCAAGTTTAAATTGAGCCGCCGCCTCGGCATTTCCCTTAGCGGAACAGGCAAAGAATTGAAGCGTCCGTTCCCTCCGGGACAACACGGTCCGGGACAACGGAAGAAAGTCAGCGGCTACGGCGTTCAATTGATGGAGAAGCAGAAGCTCCGCCACATGTACGGCTTGAACGAGAAGCAATTCGCGAACTTGTTCGAGAAAGCTTCCAAGATGGCAGGCATCACAGGCGAAAACTTCATGATTCTTCTCGAGAGCCGCCTGGACAACCTCGTGTACCGTCTCGGCTTCGCGAACTCCCGCGCGGGCGCTCGCCAGCTCGTCTCCCACGGTCACGTTACGGTGAACGGCAAGAAAGTCGACGTAGCTTCCTACCTCGTGCAGACGGGCGACGTCATCGGCCTTCGCGAGAGAAGCCGCAGCCTCTCTTCCGTGAAGGAAGCGATCGCGAACCGCAACTTCTTGCCGAACTACCTCGAATTCAACGATGCGGCTGTCGAAGGCAAATTCGCCCGCATTCCGGAGCGTTCCGAGCTTCCGCAAGAAATCGACGAGAAGCAAATCGTCGAGTTCTACAGCCGTTAA